The Methylobacterium sp. PvR107 genome contains a region encoding:
- a CDS encoding FUSC family protein: MPGRRARVRRPNLPAPSPTEPPSARARRRRLAAGRGSQNRPGADLRRLPMGLDLRGLRLVEGVRAAFAFGVVILINIWVQWPPLLTMALAANLACFCDNGGPMRARLRVLTAFSLLGGLLWAGLGLLLPLGLAVVVPVACALIFACAYARVWSLQAQSAGNVLVVVLCIALDRPLTPEQAGITVLMFAAGGLWATFLALVIWRLHPYRPAHRAVAEVWHDLARLCGDLERLVALPEPDTAAFDGHARGHRRGVRARIETARTMILDLARSRERVSDRTAQALLRLESAEQIFSALIAVGELIDSRPDTRRRALAKAFLRRLRPLLVTIARAIRDDVDLDLGRLEHSIARTAEGLAEDPTLAGLADRIVGRVRIGAKLSAPEGYRPGGTLTEGGRLDRWTRYIGPLQQNFTLASPNLRHALRASAVAAPALAATLSYAGAFTHWLVMTVVLTMQPFYAATWQRALERIGGTVLGGLAGAVLAYYATTPLMEAGLILVLSVVGFAARQISYGLFVTCLTPLVVLLVELLEPGHSSWEIVAMRAGFTVLGGLIAVASCLVLWPIWEPDQVRQELRRALKAHADFAEAVLRAGPGPEREAALLASTRAAGLALNDLEAALSRALQQPRAGHHPEVESALVADATLRRISARLTVLRHAPEAADPKAEIWRRWITATLAALGADRPLPDRPDLNQGQSLTRLVSQVDLLTGTLRPGQIRAAVAAGMTAPPGPPAVPVTR, translated from the coding sequence ATGCCGGGGCGCCGTGCCCGTGTCCGGAGACCGAACTTGCCCGCGCCGAGCCCCACAGAACCGCCATCCGCGCGCGCCCGGCGCCGCCGGCTCGCCGCGGGCCGGGGCAGCCAGAACCGGCCCGGCGCGGATCTGCGGCGCCTGCCGATGGGCCTCGATCTCCGGGGCCTGCGCCTCGTGGAGGGCGTGCGCGCCGCCTTCGCGTTCGGCGTCGTCATCCTGATCAACATCTGGGTGCAGTGGCCGCCGCTGCTGACCATGGCGCTCGCCGCCAACCTCGCCTGCTTCTGCGACAATGGCGGGCCGATGCGGGCGCGCCTGCGCGTGCTCACCGCCTTCTCGCTGCTCGGCGGCCTGCTCTGGGCCGGGCTCGGCCTGCTCCTGCCGCTGGGCTTGGCCGTCGTCGTCCCTGTCGCCTGCGCGCTGATCTTCGCCTGCGCGTATGCGCGGGTCTGGAGCCTGCAGGCGCAGTCAGCCGGCAACGTCCTCGTTGTGGTGCTGTGCATCGCCCTCGACCGGCCGCTCACCCCCGAACAGGCCGGCATCACCGTGCTGATGTTCGCGGCCGGCGGTCTCTGGGCGACCTTCCTGGCCCTCGTGATCTGGCGGCTGCATCCCTACCGGCCGGCCCACCGGGCGGTGGCGGAGGTCTGGCACGACCTCGCGCGCCTCTGCGGCGATCTCGAGCGGCTCGTCGCCCTGCCGGAGCCCGACACGGCCGCCTTCGACGGCCATGCCCGCGGCCACCGGCGGGGCGTGCGGGCGCGCATCGAGACCGCGCGGACCATGATCCTCGACCTCGCCCGCTCCCGGGAGCGCGTCTCGGACCGCACCGCCCAGGCGCTGCTGCGCCTGGAGAGCGCCGAGCAGATCTTTTCCGCCTTGATCGCCGTGGGCGAGCTGATCGACAGCCGGCCCGACACGCGTCGCCGGGCGCTGGCAAAAGCCTTCCTGCGGCGCCTGCGCCCCCTGCTGGTGACCATCGCCCGGGCGATCCGCGACGATGTCGACCTCGACCTCGGCCGCCTGGAACATTCCATCGCGCGGACGGCTGAGGGCCTGGCGGAGGATCCGACCCTGGCGGGGCTCGCCGACCGGATCGTCGGGCGGGTGCGCATCGGCGCCAAGCTCTCGGCGCCGGAGGGTTACCGGCCCGGCGGCACGCTCACCGAGGGCGGCCGCCTCGACCGCTGGACCCGCTATATCGGGCCGCTGCAGCAGAACTTCACCCTGGCCTCGCCGAACCTGCGCCACGCGCTCCGGGCGAGTGCGGTCGCGGCGCCGGCGCTCGCCGCCACCCTGAGCTACGCGGGCGCCTTCACGCACTGGCTGGTGATGACCGTGGTGCTGACCATGCAGCCCTTCTACGCGGCAACGTGGCAGCGGGCCCTGGAGCGGATCGGCGGCACGGTGCTGGGCGGGCTCGCGGGCGCGGTGCTCGCCTATTACGCCACGACCCCGCTGATGGAGGCCGGGCTGATCCTCGTGCTCAGCGTGGTCGGCTTCGCGGCGCGCCAGATCTCCTACGGCCTCTTCGTCACCTGCCTGACCCCGCTCGTGGTCCTGCTGGTCGAGCTGCTCGAGCCGGGCCACAGCTCCTGGGAGATCGTCGCCATGCGGGCGGGCTTCACGGTGCTCGGCGGGCTGATCGCGGTGGCGAGCTGCCTGGTGCTCTGGCCGATCTGGGAACCCGACCAGGTCCGCCAGGAATTGCGCCGGGCGCTCAAGGCCCATGCGGATTTCGCCGAGGCCGTGCTGCGCGCAGGCCCCGGGCCGGAGCGGGAGGCCGCGCTCCTGGCCAGCACCCGCGCGGCCGGCCTCGCCCTCAACGATCTGGAGGCGGCGCTGTCGCGCGCCCTGCAGCAGCCCCGGGCCGGCCACCATCCGGAGGTGGAATCCGCCCTCGTGGCCGACGCGACCCTGCGCCGGATCAGCGCCCGGCTGACCGTGCTGCGGCATGCCCCCGAGGCCGCGGACCCGAAGGCGGAGATCTGGCGGCGCTGGATCACCGCGACGCTGGCGGCGCTCGGCGCCGACCGGCCGCTGCCGGATCGGCCCGATCTGAACCAGGGTCAGTCCCTGACCCGGCTGGTGAGCCAGGTCGATCTTCTGACCGGGACGCTGCGTCCCGGTCAGATCCGGGCGGCGGTCGCGGCCGGGATGACCGCGCCGCCCGGGCCGCCGGCGGTGCCGGTGACCCGTTAG